GACCCGGCCGAGCAGCATCTGGTAACATGCCCACCTCCTCAGGCTCATCGGAACGTGGTCTAGAAACCCCGCGAGCGAGTTCTCCGGATCGAGCTCCGCCGCTTCGAAGCTCACGACCGACCCGTAACTCAGACGAGTCAATTCGCCCTCACCGTCACTATCGCTGTAATTGCTCCGCATCCTCTTGCCCCATAACGGCTCGGCAACCTCCTTCTCTTTCGACTTGACCGGCCTGACGAACTGGGTCACGTCGAAACCGCCCAATGGCGTCCGCTTCCGGGCAGAGGGCCCGTTCAGCTCACCGTAACGGAGGACCAGCCGCAAGAACGAGTCGTTCTCTTCGCGAATTACGGCATCGAATCCTGGGGACCTGGAGGAGAGGATCAGGACCAAATCCGCCCTCGCCATGAGAGCGGACCGATGAAGAGCTCTCAAGAAGAGGCGAACTTCGTCTTCCGTGGCGGTTTCCGTCACGTGGGCGACGACGAGGTCGTTCATGGCCCTGGTGCCTCTGCGATACAGAGTGCCCATCCCCTGCAGCGCGAACTGTGGCTTCGTGAAATTGGAATGACCCCACAAGTTCGAAAAGCGGAATCCGGGAGGCGAGCGGGCTCCGGCGGTCTGGGAGAGGAATCTCCGGGGGGCGGTGACGGGGGTGGAGGCGTGCTCGAAGGTGGAGAGAGTGAAGACGAGGAGGGTGATGAAGACGAGGAGGGCGCAGATGGAGATGGTGGACTGGGCCTTGGCGAGGAGGCGGTAGGAGCTGCTCCGCCTGAATGAAGACGAGGGGGAGACGCCGTACCCATTGCTCGATCTCGCGGCGGCGGAGGGCGACGGAGAAGGGGTATAGGAGGAAGACGGGGAACAGGGCAAGAGCTTGCtggggggaggaggaggagtgtGGTGGGTCTCCTCCTCCGGGAAGAAGACGAGGAGGAAGCCCGTGTCCCAGTTCTcgctgctgctgctcctcTGCTTGCCGTTGCCGGTGCCGGTGCCGGTGCCGCCCTTCGTCGAGATGCGCATTGCTTTGCTGCTCCCCTGCGCCTGAACTTGTGAACGTGAGGGCGTGGGCGTGGGCGTGGgagttagagag
The sequence above is drawn from the Punica granatum isolate Tunisia-2019 chromosome 5, ASM765513v2, whole genome shotgun sequence genome and encodes:
- the LOC116208918 gene encoding uncharacterized protein LOC116208918, which translates into the protein MRISTKGGTGTGTGNGKQRSSSSENWDTGFLLVFFPEEETHHTPPPPPSKLLPCSPSSSYTPSPSPSAAARSSNGYGVSPSSSFRRSSSYRLLAKAQSTISICALLVFITLLVFTLSTFEHASTPVTAPRRFLSQTAGARSPPGFRFSNLWGHSNFTKPQFALQGMGTLYRRGTRAMNDLVVAHVTETATEDEVRLFLRALHRSALMARADLVLILSSRSPGFDAVIREENDSFLRLVLRYGELNGPSARKRTPLGGFDVTQFVRPVKSKEKEVAEPLWGKRMRSNYSDSDGEGELTRLSYGSVVSFEAAELDPENSLAGFLDHVPMSLRRWACYQMLLGRVRRNFKHVMLVDVRSSVVLGDPLGRVRSRSPESVYLLNKPDGNSPRHGRKNSDKNQGGHSPVNSGMIMGGARGVRRLAAAMLTEVVRAAMQHKKKSSVTESAVLSQLAGNEFLLRNVELVRANEPPAPEPGSTGSSSSEFAVIQRGNSLSGLIMKQICSCETDSSVYKDC